Proteins co-encoded in one Flavobacteriaceae bacterium MAR_2009_75 genomic window:
- a CDS encoding TRAP-type C4-dicarboxylate transport system permease small subunit, protein MERIYITLNKVIEALLVVVFGLLVIDVVWQVVSRYVVGQSSSFTEEFARFSLIWLTVLGAAHINGSKDGHLSMDFLLSKLPADRKVKRQKIIQILMALFALIIMVIGGGNLVYITLTLGQTSSALQLPLGVVYAIVPISGLIIIFFSIYNIKKQNF, encoded by the coding sequence ATGGAAAGAATCTATATCACTCTGAACAAGGTAATAGAAGCCCTTTTAGTTGTAGTTTTCGGCTTACTGGTTATCGATGTCGTATGGCAAGTAGTATCGCGTTATGTGGTCGGCCAATCAAGTTCGTTCACTGAAGAGTTCGCCAGATTCTCTTTGATTTGGTTGACTGTTTTAGGTGCCGCTCATATCAATGGTAGTAAAGATGGTCATTTATCAATGGATTTTCTTTTGTCAAAACTTCCTGCGGATAGAAAGGTGAAACGTCAAAAAATCATTCAAATATTAATGGCCTTATTCGCCTTGATTATTATGGTAATCGGCGGAGGTAATTTAGTTTATATCACTTTAACCCTAGGTCAGACTTCATCGGCGTTGCAACTACCATTAGGGGTGGTCTATGCTATTGTTCCCATTTCGGGGCTAATTATCATATTCTTTTCGATTTACAATATCAAGAAACAAAATTTTTAA
- a CDS encoding tripartite ATP-independent transporter DctP family solute receptor, with amino-acid sequence MTFYSCSTVSDEKILFFAHSLPTSHPVHKGILAMQESLNEKSEGKLQIKIFPDGQLGSEREALELLQIGSIAMTKVSASALSNFAPEYQITVIPYLFRDNEHLFANLEGEVGKQLLESGTEYLLRGICFYDAGARSFYTKDKPVNSPDDLDGLKIRVQNDQMSVDMANTLGASATPMSFGELYTALQQNVVDGAENNIPSFVSSNHFEVCKYYIFDEHTMVPDVVIIGTKFWDSLSDEEKGWLEEAADESVEKQKQFWKETVAENMKMLKEEGVEFIYPDKEPFVTKSRPVMERLLEDPKLKPIIEKINAN; translated from the coding sequence ATGACTTTTTATTCTTGCTCGACAGTAAGCGACGAGAAGATACTTTTCTTTGCCCATTCCCTGCCAACCTCCCACCCTGTACATAAGGGTATTTTGGCCATGCAAGAATCACTGAATGAAAAATCTGAGGGCAAATTACAGATTAAGATTTTTCCTGATGGGCAATTGGGTTCTGAAAGAGAAGCCCTTGAGCTATTGCAGATAGGTAGTATTGCAATGACAAAGGTAAGTGCTTCTGCACTTTCAAATTTTGCACCTGAATATCAAATCACGGTCATACCGTACTTATTTCGCGACAATGAACACTTGTTTGCAAATCTAGAGGGTGAAGTTGGTAAACAATTGTTGGAAAGCGGAACCGAGTATTTATTACGTGGCATTTGTTTTTATGATGCCGGTGCCAGAAGTTTTTACACCAAAGATAAACCGGTGAATTCTCCAGATGACCTTGATGGTCTCAAGATAAGGGTTCAGAACGACCAAATGTCGGTTGACATGGCCAATACTTTAGGGGCCTCTGCAACCCCCATGTCATTCGGCGAATTGTATACTGCCCTACAACAGAACGTGGTTGATGGCGCGGAAAATAATATACCTTCATTCGTAAGTTCGAATCATTTTGAAGTATGTAAGTATTACATTTTTGACGAGCATACCATGGTGCCCGATGTGGTCATTATCGGCACAAAATTTTGGGATTCCCTTTCGGATGAAGAAAAAGGATGGCTTGAAGAGGCTGCGGATGAAAGTGTTGAAAAGCAAAAACAGTTTTGGAAAGAAACGGTCGCCGAAAACATGAAAATGTTGAAAGAGGAAGGTGTTGAATTTATCTACCCCGATAAAGAACCCTTTGTTACAAAGTCAAGACCCGTTATGGAAAGACTATTGGAAGACCCTAAACTAAAACCCATCATCGAAAAGATAAACGCAAATTAA
- a CDS encoding D-glucuronate isomerase — protein MATDTKLINDNFLLESKYAQELYHSYAANMPVIDYHNHLSPKALAENTVFDSITAAWIDGDHYKWRAMRTLGIDEKYITGDASNKEKFSKWAHTVPYTMRNPLYHWTHMELSRYFGIDDLLSDKNADTVFENASEKLRTPEYSSRELISKMNVEVLCTTEDPIDTLEYHQQLSKSTFGTKVSTAFRPDKAILIASDAYNSYLDSLEKVSNSTISTYDQLCSALRNRIEYFHENGCRLCDHGLAHLYAENFTENEIKAIFKKRREGQTISEVENAKFQSALMLYLSETYHEFGWVQQFHLGALRNNNKRMLSVLGPDTGWDSIGDYPQAQSLSKFLDTLDGKDKLTKTILYNLNPGDNAMMATMIGNFNDGSVRGKVQWGSGWWFLDQKDGMTEQINTLSNMGLISCFIGMLTDSRSFLSFPRHEYFRRILCNLFGEDIRNGELPNDMEWIGKIVQNICYNNAKKYFDF, from the coding sequence ATGGCAACAGATACCAAACTCATCAACGATAATTTTTTATTGGAAAGTAAATATGCCCAAGAGCTATATCATAGCTACGCTGCGAACATGCCTGTAATCGATTACCATAACCATTTATCGCCAAAAGCATTAGCGGAAAATACGGTCTTCGATTCCATTACGGCGGCATGGATAGATGGTGACCATTACAAGTGGCGAGCTATGCGAACTTTAGGTATAGATGAAAAGTATATAACCGGTGATGCCTCGAATAAAGAGAAGTTTTCTAAATGGGCGCATACTGTACCATATACTATGCGAAATCCGTTATACCATTGGACGCATATGGAACTTTCCCGCTATTTTGGCATCGATGATTTATTATCGGATAAAAATGCGGATACTGTTTTTGAGAATGCCTCTGAAAAATTAAGAACTCCTGAATACAGTTCAAGAGAGCTCATTTCCAAAATGAACGTTGAGGTCCTATGTACGACGGAAGATCCTATCGATACGCTAGAGTACCACCAACAATTGAGCAAAAGCACTTTCGGCACCAAGGTAAGTACCGCCTTCAGGCCCGACAAGGCCATATTAATTGCAAGTGACGCTTACAATAGCTACCTAGACAGTCTAGAAAAAGTCAGTAACAGTACCATTTCGACTTATGACCAGCTGTGTTCGGCCCTAAGAAATCGAATTGAATATTTTCATGAAAACGGATGTCGCTTATGCGATCATGGTTTGGCACATTTGTATGCAGAAAATTTTACCGAGAATGAAATCAAGGCTATTTTCAAAAAGAGAAGAGAGGGGCAAACCATTTCGGAAGTTGAGAATGCAAAATTTCAAAGCGCATTGATGCTTTATCTATCCGAAACCTATCATGAGTTCGGTTGGGTGCAACAATTTCATTTGGGCGCGTTGCGAAACAATAACAAAAGAATGTTGAGCGTATTGGGACCGGATACCGGGTGGGACTCTATCGGTGATTATCCTCAAGCCCAGAGCCTATCTAAGTTTTTAGATACCTTAGATGGCAAAGATAAACTCACAAAAACAATATTGTATAACCTGAACCCTGGTGATAACGCAATGATGGCGACCATGATCGGCAACTTTAATGATGGAAGCGTTAGGGGCAAGGTACAATGGGGATCAGGTTGGTGGTTCTTAGATCAGAAAGACGGTATGACCGAGCAAATAAATACCCTTTCGAACATGGGGTTGATCAGTTGCTTTATCGGTATGCTGACCGACTCAAGGAGTTTTTTGTCTTTTCCGCGTCATGAATATTTTCGTCGTATTCTGTGCAACCTGTTCGGTGAAGATATCAGAAACGGTGAATTGCCAAATGATATGGAGTGGATCGGTAAAATCGTTCAAAATATTTGCTACAACAATGCAAAAAAGTATTTCGATTTCTAA
- a CDS encoding NADP-dependent 3-hydroxy acid dehydrogenase YdfG, translating to MKELKDKVAYITGGSKGIGYAVAEKLLASGMKVAISGRTLQTVRKAADQLGDESQVIGLASDVSKLRDEEEAVKKIIDKWGKIDLVLANAGLGNFAPIDEMTETQWHQMINTNLNGVFHTLKASVDALKKSKGYYMTLASLAGTNFFASGAGYNATKFGVVGFTQAAMLDLRKYDIKVSTIMPGSVATHFNGNEPDDKDAWKIQPEDIGELVVDLLKMHPRTLPSKIEVRPSRPDKK from the coding sequence ATGAAAGAACTAAAAGATAAAGTAGCATATATTACAGGAGGGTCAAAAGGTATCGGCTATGCCGTTGCCGAAAAATTGTTGGCCTCGGGAATGAAAGTTGCCATAAGCGGTCGAACATTACAAACGGTACGCAAAGCAGCAGATCAACTGGGCGACGAGAGCCAAGTAATCGGTCTTGCCTCTGATGTTTCAAAATTGCGTGATGAAGAAGAGGCCGTCAAAAAGATTATTGATAAATGGGGAAAAATAGACTTGGTTTTGGCCAATGCAGGACTTGGAAATTTCGCCCCAATCGATGAAATGACCGAAACCCAATGGCATCAAATGATCAATACCAATCTAAATGGTGTTTTTCATACGCTAAAGGCTTCAGTTGATGCCTTGAAAAAATCAAAAGGGTATTACATGACATTGGCGAGTCTCGCAGGCACGAATTTCTTTGCTTCTGGTGCTGGTTACAATGCCACCAAATTCGGAGTGGTCGGTTTCACCCAAGCTGCAATGCTAGACCTTAGAAAGTATGATATAAAGGTTTCTACTATCATGCCGGGTTCTGTTGCCACTCACTTTAATGGAAACGAACCTGATGATAAAGACGCTTGGAAAATTCAACCTGAAGATATTGGTGAACTAGTGGTCGACTTATTGAAAATGCACCCTCGAACGTTACCAAGTAAAATTGAGGTTCGACCCAGCAGACCTGATAAAAAATAG